The DNA segment ATTAGGGAAGGGTTTTGTTTTTATACCGAAAACAGGAGAAGTTAAATGGATAAAACATAGGGCACTTCAAGGAAAACCTAAATCGATTACGATTTCTCAAGATGGAGATCAATGGTATTGTTCTGTTCTTTGTGAAATTGAAATTCCAGATATAGAAAAAAGTACTGATAATATTGTTGGGGTTGATGTTGGTTTAAAGAATTTTGCTACTCTTTCTGATGGCACTATTATTGAAAATCCAAGAAATTTAATGAAATTGGAAGAAAAATTAAAGAAAGAACAAAGGGAATTGAGTAAAAAACAAAAAGATAGCAAAAACAGATATAAGCAACGTAAAAAAGTTCAGAAAATACATCGTAAGATTAGAAATGCAAGATTAGTTTTTCTTCATAAGACAACCTCGAATATGATAGCCAAGTATTCTGGGTTTGTTTCGGAAGACTTAAATATAAAGGGAACGATGAAAAATCATCATCTTGCTAAATCTATTGCGGATGTATCGTGGTATAAGTTCAAACGACAACTTGAATACAAGTCATTGTGGAATGGGGAATACTTCCTTCAAATAGGAAGGTTCGAGCCTACAAGTAAAACTTGTAGTAATTGCGGATATGTTCAAGAAATGCCTTTGAGCAAAAGAAATTTTAATTGCCCAAGTTGTGGTCTTTCAACCCACAGAGATTTAAATGCTTCCATAAATATTTTAAATATAGGATTAGCTACCCTTGGACGGAGGGAAAGTAACGCCTGTGGAGTTGGGACGATAGTTCCGACAACGAAGCAGGAAAAAGAATGTCCCGATATGACATCGGGACAGAAGCCCCGATGCTTGCGTCGGGGAGCGTCACCCTCTCGTGACCCCGTGATTCATAAAATCTAAAGGAAGAGAATTTTGGAAAGGAGTAAAAGGATGGTTTATAAATTTTTAAGAAGATGGAAGGGTCTGTCTGTTGCAGGGCTGGTAGTGTTTCTTCTCTCTTCGGTAGTGGTGGGAGCAGAAAAGAGGAAAGAAGCCCTGGAGACCATCAGTGTTACAAGAGTTAAAGTGGAGCCAATTGAGGATGAAGAAGGAGTAGTAGGAGTTGCTAAGGTGATGCTCAATGAATGTATCGTGGTGCGAGAAATAAAAGTAATGAAAGTTGACGATAAAACAATGTTGAAATTTCCTGAATACATAAGCAAGAAGGGGATTGTCTATCCTCAAATAAAGTTCTTAACAAAAGAAGCGAGAAATACTGTAGTAAAAGCAATTGAGACGGGAGAGCCCTCTGAAAATAAGGTTGAACTGGTCTCTTTCAAAGTTACGGATTGGTTCAGGTTAAGGAGAGCTGGGCAGAGGAAAGTTAATGTGGAAGTTACCTTCAATAATGCAGTCGCTGTCTCCTGTGGAATAATGGAAGGTAAGAGGGGCCCTTGGATTGCCTGGCCAGCGAGGCCACCTGAAAAGGGCAGGCATAGCTGGATAAAACAAATTTATATTTACGATAAGGGAGTTAAAAAGGCTGTAGAGAAATTATTATTGACCAAATACGAAGCAATGTTACAAGAAGAAGGTGAACAGTGGTAGCTGAGAAAATAAATCGCATATAAATAGGGAGTCTGTTTATTAGAATCCTATGAGAAAACTTGTTATTTTAAAATCGATTGGGGTTCTTTTTTTATCTATTGGTCTTTCTCGTGGAGCGTCGCCAGGAGATGTTGTAATTAATGAAATTGCTTGGATGGGCACTACTTGCTCATCTTATGATGAATGGATAGAATTATATAACAACTCCAGCCTTTCTATTGACTTAACTGGTTGGAGTCTAAAAGCAGCCGATGGAACACCCGATATTTCTCTGGTTGTAATTATTCCGGCCAAAGGTTACTTTCTCTTGGAAAGAACAGATGATCAAACAATAAAAGATTTGGAGGCTGACCAAATCTATACAGGTGTTTTAGAAAACACAAGTGAAGACTTCCAACTCAGGGATGCTTCGGGTAATTTAATTGATTCAGTACCTTGTGAAACAAACGGAGATTGGTTCGCAGGAGAAAAGGACGGTGCTTATACAATGGAAAGGATAGATTCCGGTTCTCCTGGGACTACAAAGAATAACTGGCATACTAATGATGGAATTACGAGAAACGGTACTGATGCTGAGGGCAATCCGATTAATGGCACTCCTAAGGCTGAAAACAGCAAAGGGTTTGGGACTCAGCCGGAAGAAGAACCTACCACAAAGACAGTTGAAGTCACTAGTTCTCCCTTTTTCCCTTATAACGATATAAGTAGTAGGCCAACTGAGGGGAAAATAAAATATAATGTACCCGATGGTTCAAGAATTACGTTGAGAATTTTTGACGTTAGAGGGAGGTTGGTTAGGGTGCTGATCGACCAAGAGGTGGATTCTGACGGGGAAGGCTCTGTAACCTGGGATGGCACGGATGATTCTGGAGACACAATCGTGCCAATTGGAATTTATATCTGTCACATTGAGGCACTGAACGAAAACACAGGAAAGGTAACTAAAAAAACAGACACAATAGTGGTAGGAAGAAAACTTAGATAGAGATATGATAAGGAAAACTTTTCTCGTAATTTCTGCTTTTTTGCTTTTCTACTTCTCCAACATTTTACCCAGTTATGGGGCTTTTGAAGAGAAGGGAGCGGGAGCTCGCCCAATGGGGATGGCTGGAGCGTTTACAGGTGTGGCTGATGACATTAATGCTATTTACTGGAATCCCGCTGGATTGGAACTAGTCAAAGAAGTAGAGGCTATGACGATGACCACTCGACTTTTCGGGCTGAAAGATTTGACATATTATCTGTTTGGGGCAGTAGTTCCTACTAAAAAAATAGGAACTTTTGGATTATCTTATTCACAGTTCGGGTGTTCAGAATATAGAGAGAGTCAGACTATTATTTCTTCCGGGCAGAGTTTGGGGAGTGGTATATATTTCGGCTTCAATATGAAAATTATGAGTCTAAAGATCAAAGGAGCCAGCGCAAACTCAGAATATGGTAGGGCTTCGGCTTTTGGTCTGGATGTGGGAGCTCTTGCCGATATTAGTTCTAAGTTCAGGCTGGGAGTTATGGCAATGAATCTAAATAGTCCCCGGCTTGGTAGCTCCCCGGAGAATTTAGCCCAGATGATTAGGGTGGGGGTATCTTTTCAGCCTCTTTCTGGTTACATTACCTCTCTCGATTTGCATCTACCAATGAGTTCGATAATGGTTGAGCCTGAGATAAGAGCTGGTTTTGAGGTCATCCTGAATAGAAATTTTACTTTGCGTGTCGGGATAGGGAACGACCCAGCGAGATTTACTGGAGGTTTTGGCTTTCGCTGGAACATATTCAAATTCGATTATGCATTTTTGAGTCAT comes from the bacterium genome and includes:
- a CDS encoding RNA-guided endonuclease TnpB family protein, with the protein product MKILKGFKYKLCPTEEQKQLLLQHGGNARFLWNYLLADNIKHHKQTGKFKFAHEMTVNVPKIKKEYDFLKLSFSQSLQMVARQLDKALEDCFKNGKGFPQFKKKQKENDSFTVPQKWRLGKGFVFIPKTGEVKWIKHRALQGKPKSITISQDGDQWYCSVLCEIEIPDIEKSTDNIVGVDVGLKNFATLSDGTIIENPRNLMKLEEKLKKEQRELSKKQKDSKNRYKQRKKVQKIHRKIRNARLVFLHKTTSNMIAKYSGFVSEDLNIKGTMKNHHLAKSIADVSWYKFKRQLEYKSLWNGEYFLQIGRFEPTSKTCSNCGYVQEMPLSKRNFNCPSCGLSTHRDLNASINILNIGLATLGRRESNACGVGTIVPTTKQEKECPDMTSGQKPRCLRRGASPSRDPVIHKI
- a CDS encoding lamin tail domain-containing protein, coding for MRKLVILKSIGVLFLSIGLSRGASPGDVVINEIAWMGTTCSSYDEWIELYNNSSLSIDLTGWSLKAADGTPDISLVVIIPAKGYFLLERTDDQTIKDLEADQIYTGVLENTSEDFQLRDASGNLIDSVPCETNGDWFAGEKDGAYTMERIDSGSPGTTKNNWHTNDGITRNGTDAEGNPINGTPKAENSKGFGTQPEEEPTTKTVEVTSSPFFPYNDISSRPTEGKIKYNVPDGSRITLRIFDVRGRLVRVLIDQEVDSDGEGSVTWDGTDDSGDTIVPIGIYICHIEALNENTGKVTKKTDTIVVGRKLR
- a CDS encoding septation protein SpoVG family protein — protein: MVYKFLRRWKGLSVAGLVVFLLSSVVVGAEKRKEALETISVTRVKVEPIEDEEGVVGVAKVMLNECIVVREIKVMKVDDKTMLKFPEYISKKGIVYPQIKFLTKEARNTVVKAIETGEPSENKVELVSFKVTDWFRLRRAGQRKVNVEVTFNNAVAVSCGIMEGKRGPWIAWPARPPEKGRHSWIKQIYIYDKGVKKAVEKLLLTKYEAMLQEEGEQW